In one window of Thermus oshimai DSM 12092 DNA:
- a CDS encoding metallophosphoesterase family protein — translation MRLLHTADWHLGKVLKGIDRTPEVAGALKALLEIVKKERVDLVLVSGDLFDRPQPSAEAEAHAVEFFLRLRELGVPALVIAGNHDPKERLEALSPLFAGVGATVRGRPLFREEGGVVEVKGLRAALLPFVSERILVKRVFQEEEERHRSYAEAMRRILDNLQSPLILAHFALEGARPGGGEFFFHLAGSYAVPPSALPLSARYLALGHIHRQQQASEAPLAWYPGSLVQLDFGEGEGAERGALLVELPPSGPPRVHPIRERWGKPLRTLRLAPEELDGRLEELRGFPGYLKVVVEGRLSPPVKERLFRALPGLLEVQHFGGEEPLPAPTQGPPSLVEAYRAYLKAKGREEEGLLARFGEVLEEVDREALAPDA, via the coding sequence ATGCGCCTCCTCCACACCGCGGACTGGCACCTGGGCAAGGTCTTGAAGGGGATCGACCGCACCCCGGAGGTCGCAGGGGCCCTAAAGGCCCTCCTGGAGATCGTAAAGAAGGAGCGGGTGGATTTGGTGCTGGTCTCGGGGGACCTCTTTGACCGGCCCCAACCCTCCGCGGAGGCCGAGGCCCACGCGGTGGAGTTCTTCCTGCGCCTCAGGGAGCTTGGGGTGCCCGCTTTGGTCATCGCCGGCAACCACGACCCCAAGGAGCGCCTCGAGGCCCTAAGCCCTCTCTTCGCCGGGGTGGGGGCCACCGTGCGGGGCCGGCCCCTCTTCCGGGAGGAAGGGGGGGTGGTGGAGGTGAAGGGCCTTAGGGCCGCCCTCCTTCCCTTCGTCTCCGAACGGATCCTGGTGAAGCGGGTCTTCCAGGAAGAGGAGGAGCGCCACCGGAGCTACGCGGAGGCCATGCGGCGCATCCTGGATAACCTCCAAAGCCCCCTGATCCTGGCCCACTTCGCCTTGGAAGGGGCGAGGCCCGGAGGGGGAGAGTTCTTCTTCCACCTTGCGGGGAGCTACGCGGTGCCCCCCTCCGCCCTGCCCCTTTCTGCCCGCTACCTGGCCTTGGGGCACATCCACCGCCAGCAGCAGGCCTCGGAGGCCCCCCTGGCCTGGTATCCGGGGAGCCTGGTCCAGCTGGACTTCGGGGAGGGGGAGGGCGCCGAGCGGGGGGCCCTTTTGGTGGAGCTTCCCCCCTCGGGGCCCCCACGGGTCCACCCCATAAGGGAGCGCTGGGGGAAGCCCTTAAGGACCCTGCGGCTTGCCCCAGAGGAGCTGGACGGGCGGCTGGAGGAGCTTCGGGGGTTCCCGGGGTACCTCAAGGTGGTGGTGGAGGGGCGGCTCTCCCCCCCGGTGAAGGAGCGCCTTTTCCGGGCCCTGCCGGGGCTTTTGGAGGTCCAGCACTTTGGGGGCGAGGAGCCCCTTCCCGCCCCCACCCAAGGCCCCCCTTCCCTGGTGGAGGCCTACCGGGCGTACCTCAAGGCCAAGGGCCGGGAGGAGGAGGGGCTTCTGGCCCGCTTTGGGGAGGTGCTAGAGGAGGTGGACCGTGAGGCCCTTGCGCCTGACGCTTAA
- a CDS encoding YibE/F family protein: MRAVVLFLLLGLALAQGYLVGRVLEVDPLSGTARVQVGAEVREALLPQGGGGFAPGMRAVLYEEGGRLYLTEPDRMPALLALFALFALLAALLARGKGVRGLLGTFLSLLVLVLWVVPHLAHGGNPLLYALLGSLGVLLLTVYLVHGVNRKTTAAFLGTLLSAFVVLLLALFFVRALGFTGLASEEALLLHQWGGVDLLALYLAGVVVGALGALTDVTVTQAAVVQALAHADPKAPFRLLYRRAMEVGYDHMGSLVNTLVLAYSAGSLPLFLLLTKDPTPWRFLLNTEPFAAEIVAMLLGSLGLLLAVPLTTLVAAWAFRGGRGGAPDHPHPH; this comes from the coding sequence ATGCGCGCGGTGGTCCTCTTCCTCCTTTTGGGGCTGGCCCTGGCCCAGGGCTACCTGGTGGGGCGGGTGCTGGAGGTGGACCCCCTTTCCGGCACCGCCCGGGTCCAGGTGGGCGCGGAGGTGCGGGAGGCCCTCCTGCCCCAGGGGGGCGGGGGGTTCGCCCCGGGGATGCGGGCTGTGCTCTACGAGGAGGGAGGGCGCCTCTACCTCACGGAGCCCGACCGGATGCCGGCCCTCCTTGCCCTTTTCGCCCTCTTCGCCCTCCTGGCCGCCCTCCTGGCCCGGGGGAAGGGGGTGCGGGGGCTTCTCGGCACCTTCTTAAGCCTTCTCGTCCTGGTCCTCTGGGTGGTGCCCCACTTGGCCCATGGGGGGAACCCTCTCCTCTACGCCCTCTTGGGGAGCCTGGGGGTGCTCCTCCTCACCGTCTACCTGGTCCACGGGGTGAACCGGAAGACCACCGCGGCCTTTTTGGGCACCCTCCTTTCCGCCTTCGTGGTCCTCCTCCTGGCCCTTTTCTTCGTGCGGGCCCTGGGCTTTACCGGCCTGGCTTCGGAGGAGGCCCTCCTCCTCCACCAGTGGGGCGGGGTGGACCTCCTGGCCCTGTACCTGGCGGGGGTGGTGGTGGGGGCCTTGGGGGCGCTGACCGACGTCACCGTGACCCAGGCCGCCGTGGTCCAGGCCCTGGCCCACGCGGACCCCAAGGCCCCCTTCCGCCTCCTCTACCGCCGGGCCATGGAGGTGGGCTACGACCACATGGGGAGCCTGGTGAACACCCTGGTCCTGGCCTACAGCGCGGGCAGCCTGCCCCTTTTCCTCCTCCTCACCAAGGACCCCACCCCCTGGCGCTTCCTCCTCAACACCGAGCCCTTTGCCGCGGAGATCGTGGCCATGCTCCTGGGCTCCTTGGGGCTTCTTTTGGCGGTGCCCCTCACCACCCTGGTGGCCGCCTGGGCCTTTCGGGGCGGGCGGGGCGGGGCGCCCGACCACCCCCATCCGCACTAG
- a CDS encoding zinc uptake transcriptional regulator: protein MERSTRQRRAIREAFLEAGRPLSPQEVLDLARRRVPSLGLATVYRNLKALLEEGFLAPVHLPGEPPRYEPAGRGHHHHFHCRVCGRVFELPGCALEAEAHLPPGFRPEGHEVTVYGRCPDCP from the coding sequence ATGGAACGCTCCACCCGCCAACGCCGGGCCATCCGGGAGGCCTTCCTGGAGGCGGGCCGCCCCCTCTCCCCCCAGGAGGTCTTGGACCTGGCCAGGAGAAGGGTCCCCAGCCTGGGCCTGGCCACCGTGTACCGCAACCTGAAGGCCCTCCTGGAAGAGGGCTTCCTGGCCCCGGTCCACCTCCCGGGGGAACCCCCCCGGTACGAGCCCGCAGGGCGGGGGCACCACCACCACTTCCACTGCCGGGTCTGCGGCCGGGTCTTTGAGCTTCCGGGGTGCGCCCTCGAGGCCGAAGCCCACCTCCCCCCCGGCTTCCGCCCCGAGGGGCACGAGGTCACGGTCTACGGGCGCTGCCCCGACTGCCCCTAA